One part of the Salinimonas iocasae genome encodes these proteins:
- the apbC gene encoding iron-sulfur cluster carrier protein ApbC, with amino-acid sequence MFFRRKTHPVQDFISRVLADYFSLEKEDVASWVSVDGASVSIVLPFACKTQHEQINAYLLQQLAQSSLSVDEITVTGQIHTGQTKQPPVKNIKNVIAIASGKGGVGKSTTAVNLAYALQQEGARVGILDADIYGPSIPIMLGNEDASPRSADNKHMEPPEAWGLVANSIGYLVPAEDAAVWRGPMASRALKQILDETLWPMLDYLIIDLPPGTGDIQLTMAQQIPVTASIIVTTPQDLALADAQKGIAMFNKVNVPVLGLVENMSFYQCVKCGHKDPIFSEFGAESLADKYGLPLLGALPLNTQIREHADAGTPLVVTQPDSELAVTYREIARAASMSLALTVPPAQDDSHIKGDPISFKPG; translated from the coding sequence ATGTTTTTCAGGCGCAAAACTCACCCGGTTCAGGATTTTATATCCAGGGTGCTGGCAGATTATTTTTCTCTGGAAAAGGAAGATGTCGCAAGTTGGGTGTCGGTGGATGGCGCATCGGTATCCATCGTTTTACCATTTGCATGTAAAACACAACATGAGCAGATTAACGCGTACCTTTTGCAGCAGTTAGCGCAGAGCTCGCTCTCTGTTGATGAGATTACTGTGACTGGCCAGATCCATACCGGACAAACCAAACAGCCCCCGGTGAAGAATATCAAAAATGTTATTGCTATTGCCTCCGGCAAAGGCGGGGTAGGTAAATCTACCACGGCAGTGAATCTGGCCTATGCGCTACAACAGGAAGGCGCGCGCGTAGGGATTCTTGATGCAGATATATACGGGCCGTCAATTCCCATTATGTTAGGTAATGAAGATGCCAGCCCGCGTAGTGCAGATAATAAGCACATGGAGCCACCTGAAGCCTGGGGACTGGTAGCTAACTCAATTGGTTATCTTGTACCGGCAGAGGATGCGGCGGTCTGGCGAGGGCCCATGGCCAGCCGGGCGCTGAAGCAGATTCTGGATGAGACACTGTGGCCGATGCTTGATTATCTGATTATAGACTTGCCACCGGGGACCGGAGACATACAGCTGACAATGGCGCAGCAAATACCGGTAACCGCATCGATTATTGTTACCACACCGCAGGATCTGGCGCTGGCCGATGCGCAAAAAGGTATAGCGATGTTTAATAAAGTCAATGTGCCCGTACTCGGGCTGGTGGAAAACATGAGTTTCTACCAGTGCGTAAAATGCGGTCACAAAGACCCAATTTTTTCGGAATTTGGTGCAGAATCGCTGGCGGATAAATACGGACTGCCTTTGTTAGGGGCGCTACCCCTGAATACGCAAATTCGTGAGCATGCTGATGCAGGCACACCGCTTGTGGTCACCCAACCCGACAGTGAACTGGCCGTCACATATCGGGAGATTGCTCGCGCAGCTTCTATGAGTCTGGCGCTAACGGTACCCCCCGCTCAGGATGATTCGCATATTAAAGGCGACCCTATCTCGTTTAAACCTGGTTGA
- the dcd gene encoding dCTP deaminase, with amino-acid sequence MRLCDRDIYQYLQDGKITITPTPDYDKISGVTVDIRLGNKFRVFEDHQAPYIDLSGPKAQVQEALNSVMSDEIELADGKAFFLHPGELALAVTHESVTLPDNIVGWLDGRSSLARLGLMVHVTAHRIDPGWSGNIVLEFFNSGKLPLALRPMMKIGALSFEVLSQPAEKPYNARHDAKYKGQAGADASRIDSDEEPGSDNSA; translated from the coding sequence ATGAGATTGTGCGATCGGGATATTTATCAATATCTGCAGGATGGAAAAATCACTATTACGCCGACACCGGATTACGACAAAATCAGTGGTGTAACGGTTGATATTCGCTTAGGGAATAAGTTCAGGGTATTTGAGGATCATCAGGCGCCGTACATCGATTTGAGCGGGCCGAAAGCACAGGTACAGGAAGCGCTTAACTCCGTAATGAGTGATGAGATTGAACTGGCCGATGGAAAAGCCTTTTTTCTTCACCCCGGAGAGCTGGCTTTGGCCGTCACTCATGAGTCTGTCACTTTGCCGGATAATATTGTCGGCTGGCTGGACGGGCGCTCTTCGTTAGCCCGATTAGGCTTAATGGTGCATGTTACTGCGCATCGCATTGACCCGGGCTGGTCTGGCAACATTGTTCTTGAGTTTTTCAACAGTGGAAAACTGCCTTTGGCACTGCGGCCAATGATGAAAATTGGGGCGCTGAGTTTTGAAGTATTATCTCAGCCGGCAGAGAAGCCCTACAACGCGCGCCATGATGCCAAGTACAAAGGGCAGGCCGGCGCGGATGCCAGCAGAATTGACTCTGATGAAGAGCCGGGCAGCGATAACTCTGCCTAA